From a single Phacochoerus africanus isolate WHEZ1 chromosome 11, ROS_Pafr_v1, whole genome shotgun sequence genomic region:
- the P2RY2 gene encoding P2Y purinoceptor 2: MATGPDLWNGTVNGTSGGDEWGYRCRFHEDFKYVLLPLSYGVVCVLGLSLNAGALYIFLCRLKTWNASTTYMFHLAVSDALYAASLPLLVYYYARGDHWPFSTALCKLVRFLFYTNLYCSILFLTCISVHRCLGVLRPLRSLRWGHARYARRVAAAVWGLVLACQAPALYFITTTAQGGRITCHDTSAPELFSHFVAYSLVMLSVLFAAPFAVILVCYALMARRLLRPAYGTAGGLPRAKRKSVRTIAVVLAVFALCFLPFHVTRTLYYSFRSLDLSCHTLDAVNMAYKITRPLASANSCLDPVLYFLAGQRLVRFARDAKPPTDATPTAQACRRLGLRRSHGTDTKRTEDSASSEDSRRTETTPARGEDARDIRL, encoded by the coding sequence ATGGCTACAGGCCCCGACCTCTGGAATGGCACCGTCAACGGCACCTCGGGTGGGGATGAGTGGGGCTACAGGTGCCGCTTCCACGAGGACTTCAAGTACGTGCTGCTGCCCCTGAGCTACGGCGTGGTGTGCGTGCTGGGGCTGAGTCTGAACGCCGGGGCGCTCTACATCTTCCTGTGCCGCCTCAAGACCTGGAACGCCTCCACCACGTACATGTTCCACCTGGCCGTGTCCGACGCGCTGTACGCCgcctccctgcccctgctggTCTATTACTACGCGCGCGGCGACCACTGGCCCTTCAGCACGGCGCTCTGCAAGCTGGTGCGCTTCCTCTTCTACACCAACCTGTACTGCAGCATCCTGTTCCTCACGTGCATCAGCGTGCACCGCTGCCTGGGCGTCCTGCGGCCGCTGCGCTCGCTGCGCTGGGGCCACGCCCGCTACGCGCGCCGGGTGGCGGCGGCCGTGTGGGGGCTGGTGCTGGCCTGCCAGGCGCCCGCGCTCTACTTCATCACCACCACTGCCCAGGGCGGCCGCATCACCTGCCACGACACGTCGGCCCCCGAGCTCTTCAGCCACTTCGTGGCCTACAGCTTGGTCATGCTGAGCGTGCTCTTCGCGGCGCCCTTCGCCGTCATCCTGGTCTGCTACGCGCTCATGGCCCGCCGGCTGCTGCGCCCCGCGTACGGCACCGCCGGAGGCCTGCCGCGCGCCAAGCGCAAGTCGGTGCGCACCATCGCCGTGGTGCTGGCCGTCTTCGCGCTGTGCTTCCTGCCTTTCCACGTCACCCGCACCCTCTACTACTCCTTCCGCTCGCTGGACCTCAGCTGCCACACCCTCGATGCCGTGAACATGGCTTACAAGATCACCCGGCCGCTGGCCAGTGCCAACAGTTGCCTGGACCCCGTGCTCTACTTCCTGGCTGGGCAGAGGCTCGTGCGCTTTGCCCGGGACGCCAAGCCACCCACAGACGCCACCCCCACCGCCCAGGCCTGTCGCAGGCTGGGCCTGCGCAGGTCCCACGGAACTGACACGAAGAGGACAGAAGACTCGGCCAGCAGCGAGGACTCCAGGCGGACAGAGACCACACCGGCGCGTGGCGAAGACGCCAGGGACATCCGGCTGTAG